One Candidatus Campbellbacteria bacterium genomic window carries:
- a CDS encoding GspE/PulE family protein: MHFDLQQLIQFLVDTKMLSLGKAQELEKRALEQKMSFEDLVVSEGIIPEDDLRRAKSHVLGIPFVDLKNEKIDFKTLSLIPEPIARSNNVVAFRVTGTDLEVAMLDVQDLKAIDFIKKKTGLSILPRLTDVDSIKNALIQYQRSLKLEFGDILKNEAAALSATSGSVGENASGETLKKLAEDLPVVRIVETLIRHAVVEGASDIHIEPMEKDLLIRYRIDGLLHDAMTLPKQVSAGIVARIKVLSNLKLDEKRLPQDGRFKMDIESERVSFRVSTLPIYYGEKIVMRILHEGASGFTLETLGFHGEGLEALHWATKQATGLILATGPTGSGKTTTLYTVLDILNTPDVNISTIEDPIEYQMPRVNQTQVKPEIGMTFGNGLRALVRQDPDIIMVGEIRDGETVGLAINAALTGHLVLSTIHTNSAAGAVPRMLDMGAEPFLIASTLKVIVGQRLVRVLARKEKYSLSADELKALGKSVDLDRMLGFLITEGLVAKNATWKEVPFYRPKEVKDGDDGYKGRIGIHEVLKVSSALRELMIKRASMEEMENQAKSEGMMTMIEDGVFKAVMGLTTLEEVLRVVTE; this comes from the coding sequence ATGCACTTTGATTTACAACAACTCATTCAGTTTCTTGTTGATACAAAAATGCTTTCCCTTGGTAAGGCGCAAGAACTTGAAAAACGGGCCCTCGAGCAAAAAATGTCGTTTGAGGATCTCGTTGTGTCCGAGGGAATTATTCCTGAAGATGATTTGCGGAGAGCAAAATCGCACGTTCTCGGCATTCCATTTGTTGATTTAAAGAATGAAAAAATAGATTTCAAAACACTGTCGCTCATTCCTGAACCGATTGCTCGTTCAAATAATGTTGTTGCATTTCGTGTTACGGGCACAGATTTAGAGGTTGCCATGTTGGATGTGCAGGACCTTAAGGCAATTGACTTCATAAAAAAGAAAACAGGTCTTAGCATCCTTCCGCGTCTTACCGATGTTGACTCAATAAAAAATGCACTCATTCAATACCAACGAAGTTTGAAATTGGAGTTTGGTGATATTTTGAAAAATGAGGCAGCTGCACTTTCTGCTACATCGGGAAGTGTTGGTGAAAATGCCTCTGGAGAAACACTCAAAAAGTTAGCCGAAGATCTTCCCGTGGTACGTATTGTTGAAACGCTTATCCGCCACGCGGTTGTTGAGGGTGCATCTGATATTCATATTGAACCCATGGAAAAGGATTTGCTTATTCGGTACCGCATTGACGGACTACTTCATGATGCAATGACCTTACCCAAACAGGTTTCGGCCGGAATAGTCGCGCGCATTAAGGTGCTTTCCAATTTAAAACTTGATGAAAAACGACTACCACAGGATGGACGATTTAAAATGGACATTGAAAGTGAACGTGTGAGTTTTCGTGTTTCAACACTTCCTATTTACTACGGAGAGAAGATTGTGATGCGTATTCTTCACGAAGGCGCATCCGGTTTTACACTTGAAACACTCGGTTTTCACGGAGAAGGACTTGAAGCGCTCCATTGGGCAACAAAGCAGGCAACGGGATTGATTCTTGCAACCGGTCCGACTGGGTCAGGTAAGACAACGACCCTGTATACAGTTTTGGATATTCTCAACACACCAGATGTAAACATTTCAACCATTGAAGACCCAATTGAGTATCAGATGCCACGGGTAAATCAGACGCAAGTAAAACCAGAAATAGGGATGACGTTTGGAAATGGATTGCGCGCACTTGTTCGTCAGGACCCGGATATTATTATGGTGGGAGAAATTCGTGATGGAGAAACGGTCGGACTTGCAATCAACGCCGCATTGACCGGACACCTCGTACTCTCAACAATTCACACAAACTCCGCAGCTGGTGCGGTGCCAAGAATGTTGGACATGGGTGCGGAACCATTTCTTATCGCATCTACGCTCAAGGTCATTGTTGGTCAGCGTCTTGTGCGTGTTCTTGCACGAAAAGAAAAATATTCTCTGTCTGCGGATGAATTAAAAGCGCTTGGTAAGTCAGTTGACCTTGATCGCATGCTCGGCTTTCTTATAACCGAAGGATTGGTTGCAAAGAACGCAACGTGGAAAGAAGTTCCGTTCTATCGTCCAAAAGAAGTGAAAGACGGAGATGATGGATACAAGGGGCGTATTGGTATTCATGAGGTGCTTAAGGTTTCAAGTGCACTACGCGAACTTATGATTAAACGTGCCTCAATGGAAGAAATGGAAAATCAAGCAAAGAGCGAGGGAATGATGACGATGATTGAGGACGGTGTCTTTAAGGCGGTTATGGGTTTGACGACCCTTGAGGAGGTGTTGCGTGTGGTTACCGAATAA